One sulfur-oxidizing endosymbiont of Gigantopelta aegis DNA segment encodes these proteins:
- a CDS encoding AI-2E family transporter, with protein MIDIFNRWFQRHFSDPQIIFLVVFLVLAFTIVIGFNDTLAPVFAAIVIAYLLEGLVVLFDQWIKHRLISVIVVFVGFLTALMVTLFIISPLLWGQVTDLITDTPKYIEKGRQLILQLPSNYSFISEDSVLQLFALIQSEVTTMGKHVLSLSLSSIQSSITIMIYLILAPLLVFFFLKDKSIILNWFMNFFPRDTQLSTQVWREMDQQIGNYVRGKFWEITIISVICFITFSFLGLKYALLISILVGLSVVVPYVGATVVTIPVALIAFFQWGWTADFAWLMLAYGIIQALDGNVLVPLLFSEVVNLHPVAIIVAILFFGGLWGFWGVFFAIPLGTLVSSVIAVWPSVADDNTGTQSAS; from the coding sequence GTGATAGATATTTTTAACCGCTGGTTTCAGCGGCATTTTTCTGATCCACAAATTATTTTTCTGGTGGTGTTCTTAGTTCTGGCATTCACCATTGTCATTGGTTTTAACGATACGCTGGCACCTGTTTTTGCCGCTATTGTTATTGCTTATTTATTAGAAGGTTTGGTGGTTTTATTTGATCAGTGGATTAAACATCGACTGATTTCAGTGATTGTTGTTTTTGTTGGTTTCTTGACGGCTTTAATGGTGACCTTATTTATTATCAGCCCGCTTCTATGGGGGCAGGTAACCGATCTGATCACCGATACTCCGAAATATATTGAAAAAGGGCGGCAATTGATTTTACAATTGCCATCTAATTATAGCTTCATTTCTGAAGATTCGGTTTTACAGCTTTTTGCTCTGATACAATCAGAGGTCACTACCATGGGTAAGCATGTATTATCGCTGTCCTTGAGTTCTATTCAAAGCAGTATTACCATTATGATCTATCTAATTTTGGCGCCCTTATTGGTGTTTTTCTTCTTAAAAGATAAAAGTATTATTCTTAATTGGTTTATGAACTTCTTTCCCCGAGATACGCAATTGTCCACACAGGTCTGGCGTGAAATGGATCAGCAGATAGGTAATTATGTGCGTGGTAAATTTTGGGAAATTACCATTATTTCAGTCATTTGCTTTATTACGTTTAGCTTTTTAGGGCTCAAATACGCATTATTAATTTCTATTCTGGTTGGCTTGTCGGTTGTTGTTCCCTATGTGGGGGCAACGGTAGTAACTATTCCAGTGGCTCTCATTGCCTTTTTTCAATGGGGCTGGACAGCTGATTTTGCTTGGCTGATGTTGGCCTATGGTATTATTCAAGCATTGGATGGTAATGTGCTAGTGCCGTTATTGTTTTCTGAAGTGGTCAACTTGCATCCTGTCGCAATCATTGTTGCCATTTTGTTTTTTGGTGGCTTATGGGGTTTTTGGGGGGTCTTTTTTGCCATCCCCTTAGGGACACTGGTGAGTTCGGTGATCGCTGTTTGGCCATCGGTAGCGGATGACAATACAGGCACTCAATCAGCGAGCTGA
- a CDS encoding GTPase produces MKLFPSSRLLIAIALTVLFFIFLVAILFVTNLSFSVWEQLQQKPLWLIWTYASAIAFACLVFGGILWRLLLPKKKQQTKTANKSPQHIDIKASSQRLDALNEKISSAQEKELATIQSALAAELQEYAQRKDQQSIYIALFGDISSGKSSLIKALTGEASIASSVLGGTTKEVVHYQWSLLDENKTSHDVVLTDMPGLNEQFSELDSLASEEVLRAHIVIYCCDGDLTASQWQELQPILSLAKPCIVALNKADQYQPEELALIIERIQQRIQAINSAASLVTMSAGGTREFIRLTPDGEEERVQRPLPIDVNDLRERVSQLISDLGLKQLERLREISVSSLMNNKLDDLDARFKFSQSQRLVNGYTKKAVVASMATISPGTDLLVQGYLGIQMVKDLCKLYEVNATDIDANKLIELIQLRMDKSLPLLLAIAGNGLKAFPGIGTVSGGLMHAVAYGMIFDTLGRSIARTLEVTGELSPTLVSDLYKEQLGENIESRTKDFIKLVLKLRQRD; encoded by the coding sequence ATGAAACTTTTTCCCTCTTCTCGTCTGCTAATTGCCATTGCGCTCACTGTTTTATTTTTCATTTTCCTTGTTGCTATTCTCTTCGTTACCAACTTATCCTTTTCGGTCTGGGAACAACTCCAACAAAAGCCGCTATGGTTGATTTGGACGTATGCCAGTGCAATTGCCTTTGCCTGCTTAGTTTTTGGTGGGATTCTCTGGCGTCTATTGCTGCCTAAAAAGAAACAACAAACAAAAACAGCAAACAAATCACCTCAACACATTGATATTAAAGCAAGCAGTCAACGTCTGGATGCGCTCAATGAAAAAATATCCTCAGCACAGGAAAAAGAATTAGCCACTATACAGTCAGCATTAGCGGCTGAACTTCAGGAATACGCACAAAGAAAAGATCAGCAAAGCATTTATATTGCTTTATTTGGTGATATTAGCAGCGGTAAAAGTTCATTGATTAAGGCGTTGACTGGTGAAGCATCGATAGCAAGCAGTGTCTTAGGTGGCACGACTAAGGAAGTTGTTCATTACCAGTGGTCGCTACTGGATGAAAACAAAACCAGTCATGATGTGGTGCTAACCGATATGCCGGGCTTAAATGAACAATTTTCTGAATTAGATAGCTTAGCCAGTGAAGAGGTATTGCGTGCTCATATTGTTATTTATTGTTGTGATGGCGATTTGACTGCCAGTCAATGGCAAGAGCTTCAGCCGATTCTTTCACTGGCCAAACCTTGCATAGTGGCATTGAATAAAGCCGATCAATATCAGCCTGAAGAGCTGGCATTAATTATTGAACGTATTCAGCAACGTATTCAGGCCATCAATTCGGCTGCATCGCTAGTGACCATGAGTGCGGGTGGCACGCGTGAATTTATTCGCTTGACCCCTGATGGTGAAGAAGAGCGTGTGCAACGTCCATTGCCTATTGATGTTAATGACTTGCGTGAGCGAGTGTCACAGTTGATCAGTGACTTAGGCTTAAAACAATTGGAACGTTTGCGGGAAATATCTGTGTCCAGTCTTATGAATAATAAGCTTGATGACTTAGATGCCCGGTTTAAATTCTCTCAAAGTCAACGACTGGTCAATGGCTATACTAAAAAAGCCGTGGTTGCTTCAATGGCAACGATTAGTCCGGGGACCGATCTTCTGGTGCAGGGCTATTTAGGCATACAGATGGTGAAAGATTTATGCAAACTCTATGAGGTAAATGCCACGGATATTGATGCCAATAAGCTAATTGAACTGATACAATTACGTATGGATAAAAGTTTGCCCTTACTCTTGGCGATTGCCGGGAACGGGCTCAAGGCTTTTCCCGGTATTGGCACGGTATCCGGTGGTTTGATGCATGCCGTCGCTTATGGAATGATTTTTGACACCCTGGGACGTTCCATTGCCCGTACTTTGGAAGTAACCGGTGAGTTATCGCCCACATTAGTCAGTGATTTGTATAAGGAGCAATTGGGTGAAAATATTGAATCGCGCACAAAAGATTTTATCAAACTGGTCCTCAAGCTCCGCCAACGCGATTGA
- a CDS encoding Crp/Fnr family transcriptional regulator has product MNKSASKLLDVFSDLDQDDQNSLLSFADFLLAQAKQDGRIIEVAEPLVIERPAEERVVAGIKRLSATYPMLKKNTMLDETASLMSEHILKGRSAESVIDELESLFKKRYDAFCEKSGQRQGNTK; this is encoded by the coding sequence ATGAACAAATCAGCAAGCAAACTCCTCGATGTTTTTTCAGATTTAGACCAGGACGATCAAAATAGTCTATTGTCTTTTGCTGATTTTTTATTAGCCCAGGCAAAGCAGGATGGTCGCATAATTGAAGTTGCGGAGCCGCTTGTTATTGAACGTCCCGCAGAAGAACGTGTGGTCGCTGGCATCAAACGCTTGTCGGCCACTTATCCCATGCTCAAGAAAAATACCATGCTGGATGAGACGGCTTCATTAATGTCGGAACACATCCTCAAAGGGCGCTCGGCAGAGAGTGTCATTGATGAGCTAGAGAGTTTATTCAAAAAACGCTATGATGCGTTCTGTGAGAAATCGGGCCAAAGACAGGGAAACACAAAGTGA
- a CDS encoding DUF3108 domain-containing protein gives MKNSKQIKAEHKTRGLSGIVFYSLLLFFVQANAVASANLETPDLNLPANQFPFSPGEILHYKLSYRGLLTSLLWADLADVRMTFLTNKQTPEQQAAYQFELYLSTENYTKAEMFQPVRYTYTTTLDAALQRTVLVEEMDVGENQSHHFLWLDWQNKITQLFKNREKEKQSSGFLGLDTKEVWEKEGGGTVPDFLKNYPLLDEQQALIHKESGDKIERSQVLDPLSLIYILRTLDFTSEPTAEKEIAVAVSDDIRIYQVKRMASEAISLNGESRQGIKYQIQTDAKKERRFYVWLSDDQKKIPLRMAMDAPLGKLEIDLMAVSEN, from the coding sequence ATGAAAAATAGTAAACAGATAAAAGCTGAGCACAAAACGAGAGGCTTATCTGGCATAGTGTTTTATTCGCTATTGTTGTTCTTTGTGCAGGCAAATGCTGTGGCCAGTGCTAATTTAGAAACTCCAGATTTAAACCTTCCGGCAAATCAATTCCCTTTCTCCCCGGGTGAAATCCTGCATTATAAGCTCAGTTATCGAGGTCTCTTAACCTCCTTGCTATGGGCTGATTTAGCTGATGTGCGTATGACTTTCTTGACTAATAAACAAACCCCGGAACAGCAGGCCGCTTATCAGTTTGAATTGTATCTCAGCACTGAAAACTATACCAAAGCTGAAATGTTTCAACCCGTACGCTATACCTATACCACCACTTTAGATGCTGCTTTACAAAGAACAGTGTTGGTTGAAGAAATGGATGTGGGGGAAAATCAGAGTCATCATTTTCTCTGGCTGGACTGGCAAAATAAGATCACGCAATTATTCAAAAATCGTGAAAAGGAAAAACAAAGCTCGGGATTTTTAGGGCTGGATACAAAGGAAGTCTGGGAAAAAGAGGGTGGTGGAACCGTGCCTGATTTCCTGAAAAATTATCCCTTATTAGATGAGCAACAAGCCCTTATTCACAAGGAGTCAGGTGATAAAATAGAGCGTTCACAAGTGCTTGACCCCTTATCGCTTATCTATATTTTGCGTACGCTTGATTTTACTTCTGAGCCCACAGCAGAAAAAGAAATTGCCGTGGCGGTATCGGATGATATTCGTATTTATCAGGTAAAAAGAATGGCCAGCGAAGCAATTTCACTGAATGGTGAATCCCGACAAGGTATAAAATATCAAATTCAGACCGATGCTAAAAAAGAACGCCGCTTTTATGTCTGGCTCAGTGATGATCAGAAAAAAATTCCCCTAAGAATGGCAATGGATGCGCCTTTAGGGAAGTTAGAGATTGATTTAATGGCGGTCTCGGAGAACTAG
- a CDS encoding YcjF family protein, which translates to MNRAQKILSNWSSSSANAIERAYSKVLVTDKDTTDIEKVATQPESQSEGQSESAGDQHLSIAKESLSHLLQDTRVPDQVRESLKDDFQQIEQMLEKIEHQHIHISVLGRVSVGKSSLLNALIGQEKFTTSPLHGETKNTEFSNWQEYEAGGVFFIDTPGINEIEGEQRAKMAHEVATRSDIILFVLDGDMTDTEYQALKQVMSESRPVVLVLNKIDRYIKKEQQLLLSSLQQRVAGLVDVENIITASARSTEKHYILVDEQGNEKETTKIFPPDVAELKNCLWSIIKGEGKTLAAINASLFASDLSDQVSERILAVRKELAEKVIHTYCVSKGVAVAINPVPVADLMAAAIIDVTLVIHLAKLYGLPLSKTEAGELITTIASQMLLLLGTIWGIHFISSALKLGTGGLSTVLTASAQGAVAYYSTLVVGKAAQQYLRQGKSWGEAGPKVAVQSILDSLDRNSILKQAKGDIMSRLRAGM; encoded by the coding sequence TTGAATCGCGCACAAAAGATTTTATCAAACTGGTCCTCAAGCTCCGCCAACGCGATTGAGCGTGCCTATAGTAAAGTCTTAGTGACGGACAAAGACACAACTGATATAGAAAAAGTAGCAACTCAGCCAGAAAGCCAATCAGAGGGGCAATCAGAAAGTGCTGGCGATCAACACCTCTCTATTGCCAAAGAAAGTCTCAGCCATTTATTGCAAGATACCCGTGTGCCGGATCAGGTGCGTGAATCACTCAAGGACGATTTTCAACAAATCGAACAGATGCTGGAAAAAATCGAGCATCAACATATCCATATTTCTGTGTTAGGACGTGTTAGTGTCGGCAAGTCATCACTATTAAATGCCCTCATCGGTCAAGAAAAATTCACCACCAGTCCTTTGCATGGTGAAACAAAAAATACTGAATTCTCTAATTGGCAGGAATATGAAGCAGGCGGTGTGTTTTTTATTGATACGCCAGGTATTAATGAAATAGAGGGTGAACAACGGGCTAAAATGGCGCATGAGGTCGCGACACGTTCTGATATTATTTTATTTGTTTTAGATGGCGATATGACGGATACAGAATATCAGGCTTTAAAACAGGTGATGTCAGAGTCCAGACCGGTGGTTTTGGTGCTGAATAAAATTGATCGTTATATTAAAAAAGAACAGCAATTATTGCTCAGTAGTTTGCAACAGCGTGTGGCCGGTTTGGTTGATGTTGAAAATATAATCACCGCCTCTGCGCGTAGTACAGAAAAACACTATATTTTAGTGGATGAACAGGGCAATGAAAAAGAAACAACGAAAATTTTTCCGCCGGATGTCGCGGAACTAAAAAATTGTCTGTGGTCTATTATAAAAGGCGAGGGAAAAACCCTGGCGGCAATTAATGCCAGCTTATTTGCCAGTGACTTGTCTGATCAAGTCAGTGAGCGAATTTTAGCGGTGCGCAAAGAACTGGCAGAAAAGGTTATTCATACCTATTGTGTGTCTAAAGGGGTGGCGGTGGCCATAAACCCGGTGCCCGTTGCGGATTTAATGGCGGCAGCGATTATTGATGTCACCTTGGTGATCCATTTAGCCAAGTTGTATGGCCTGCCCTTAAGTAAAACAGAGGCCGGGGAATTAATAACAACCATTGCCAGCCAAATGCTATTGTTACTCGGCACTATCTGGGGAATACATTTTATTTCCAGTGCATTGAAACTCGGTACGGGCGGTTTATCCACAGTCCTGACCGCTTCAGCACAAGGTGCAGTGGCCTATTATAGTACTCTAGTTGTGGGCAAGGCTGCGCAACAATATTTACGTCAAGGCAAGTCTTGGGGTGAAGCCGGTCCTAAAGTTGCTGTCCAGTCAATATTAGACTCACTCGACCGCAACTCAATTTTAAAACAAGCAAAAGGTGATATAATGAGCCGGTTAAGAGCGGGCATGTGA